A window of the Pseudomonas fluorescens genome harbors these coding sequences:
- the lpdA gene encoding dihydrolipoyl dehydrogenase, which produces MSQKFDVVVIGAGPGGYVAAIKAAQLGLSTACIEKYTDAEGKQALGGTCLNVGCIPSKALLDSSWKYKEAKESFNVHGISTGEVKMDVAAMVGRKAGIVKNLTGGVATLFKANGVTSIQGHGKLLAGKKVEVTKPDGSVEVIEAENVILAPGSRPIDIPPAPVDQKVIVDSTGALEFQSVPKRLGVIGAGVIGLELGSVWSRLGSEVVVLEALDTFLMAADTAVSKEALKTLTKQGLDIKLGARVTGSKVNGEEVVVNYTDANGEQTITFDKLIVAVGRRPVTTDLLAADSGVTLDERGFVHVDDHCATTVPGVYAIGDVVRGMMLAHKASEEGIMVVERIKGHKAQMNYDLIPSVIYTHPEIAWVGKTEQALKAEGVEVNVGTFPFAASGRAMAANDTGGFVKVIADAKTDRVLGVHVIGPSAAELVQQGAIGMEFGTSAEDLGMMVFSHPTLSEALHEAALAVNGGAIHIANRKKR; this is translated from the coding sequence ATGTCGCAGAAATTTGACGTAGTAGTGATCGGTGCGGGCCCTGGCGGCTACGTGGCAGCTATCAAGGCCGCGCAACTCGGCCTGAGCACTGCCTGCATCGAGAAGTACACCGATGCTGAAGGCAAGCAAGCCCTGGGCGGCACCTGCCTGAACGTAGGCTGCATTCCTTCCAAGGCGCTGCTGGACAGCTCCTGGAAATACAAGGAAGCGAAAGAAAGCTTCAACGTCCACGGTATCTCGACCGGCGAAGTCAAAATGGACGTCGCTGCGATGGTTGGCCGCAAGGCTGGCATCGTCAAGAACCTGACCGGCGGTGTTGCCACCCTGTTCAAGGCCAACGGCGTAACTTCGATCCAGGGCCACGGCAAACTGCTGGCCGGCAAGAAAGTCGAAGTCACCAAGCCGGACGGCTCGGTTGAAGTCATCGAAGCCGAAAACGTCATCCTGGCTCCAGGCTCGCGTCCGATCGACATTCCACCGGCTCCGGTCGATCAGAAAGTCATCGTCGATTCGACTGGCGCTCTGGAATTCCAATCCGTACCTAAACGTCTGGGCGTGATCGGCGCTGGCGTGATCGGTCTGGAACTGGGTTCGGTCTGGTCGCGTCTGGGCTCTGAAGTGGTTGTTCTGGAAGCTCTGGACACCTTCCTGATGGCAGCGGACACCGCTGTTTCCAAGGAAGCGCTGAAAACCCTGACCAAACAAGGTCTGGACATCAAGCTGGGCGCTCGCGTAACCGGCTCGAAAGTGAACGGCGAAGAAGTCGTTGTGAACTACACCGACGCCAACGGCGAACAGACCATCACTTTCGACAAGCTGATCGTAGCCGTTGGTCGCCGTCCGGTGACCACTGATCTGCTGGCTGCCGACAGCGGCGTGACCCTGGACGAGCGCGGTTTCGTGCACGTTGACGATCACTGCGCCACCACCGTACCGGGCGTTTACGCTATCGGTGACGTGGTTCGCGGCATGATGCTGGCTCACAAGGCCTCGGAAGAGGGCATCATGGTTGTCGAGCGCATCAAGGGCCACAAGGCCCAGATGAACTATGACCTGATCCCTTCGGTTATTTATACTCACCCGGAAATCGCATGGGTCGGTAAAACCGAGCAGGCCTTGAAAGCTGAAGGCGTTGAAGTTAACGTCGGCACCTTCCCGTTCGCAGCATCCGGCCGTGCCATGGCCGCCAACGATACCGGTGGTTTCGTCAAGGTCATCGCCGATGCCAAGACTGACCGCGTATTGGGCGTGCACGTGATTGGCCCGAGCGCTGCAGAACTGGTTCAGCAGGGCGCGATCGGTATGGAATTCGGCACCAGCGCTGAAGACCTGGGCATGATGGTTTTCTCCCATCCGACCCTGTCTGAAGCCTTGCACGAAGCAGCTTTGGCAGTGAATGGCGGCGCCATCCACATTGCCAACCGCAAGAAGCGTTGA
- a CDS encoding 2-oxoglutarate dehydrogenase E1 component, which produces MQESVMQRMWNSAHLSGGNAAYVEELYELYLHDPNAVPEEWRTYFQKLPADGSSATDVSHSTIRDHFVLLAKNQRRAQPVSAGSVSSEHEKKQVEVLRLIQAYRMRGHQAAQLDPLGLWQRPAPADLSINHYGLTNADLDTTFRAGDLFIGKEEASLREIHEALQQTYCRTIGAEFTHITDSEQRQWFQQRLESVRGRPEYSADIKSHLLERVTAGEGLEKYLGTKYPGTKRFGLEGGESLIPMLDELIQRSGSYGTKEVVIGMAHRGRLNVLVNTFGKNPRELFDEFEGKKKVELGSGDVKYHQGFSSNVMTTGGEVHLAMAFNPSHLEIVSPVVEGSVRARQDRRNDPTGEKVLPISIHGDAAFAGQGVVMETFQMSQTRGFKTGGTVHIVINNQVGFTISNPLDSRSTEYATDVAKMIQAPILHVNGDDPEAVLFVTQLAIDYRMQFKRDVVIDLVCYRRRGHNEADEPSGTQPLMYQQITKQRTTRELYADRLTQAGVLDAERVQAKVDEYRNALDNGLHVVKSLVKEPNKELFVDWRPYLGHAWTARHDTRFDLKTLQELSAKLLEIPEGFVVQRQVAKIYEDRQKMQAGGLPINWGYAETMAYATLAFEGHPIRMTGQDIGRGTFSHRHAVLHNQKDAGTYIPLKHLYEGQPRFDLYDSFLSEEAVLAFEYGYSTTTPNALVIWEAQFGDFANGAQVVIDQFITSGEHKWGRLCGLTMLLPHGYEGQGPEHSSARLERYLQLCAEHNIQVCMPTTPAQIYHLLRRQVIRPLRKPLVVLTPKSLLRHKLAISTLEDLAEGSFQTVIPEIDALDPKKVERVVLCSGKVYYDLLEKRRAEGREDIAIVRIEQLYPFPEDDLKEVLAPYTNAKAAVWCQEEPMNQGAWYCSQHHLRRSISNLNKSLVLEYAGREASAAPACGYASMHAEQQEQLLQDAFTV; this is translated from the coding sequence ATGCAAGAAAGCGTGATGCAGCGCATGTGGAACAGCGCCCACCTTTCAGGTGGAAACGCTGCCTATGTGGAAGAGCTCTACGAGCTCTACCTGCACGACCCTAACGCTGTGCCAGAAGAGTGGCGCACCTACTTTCAGAAGCTGCCTGCCGACGGCAGCTCTGCCACAGATGTTTCGCACTCCACAATTCGCGATCATTTCGTGCTGCTGGCAAAGAACCAGCGCCGCGCCCAACCGGTTTCCGCCGGCAGCGTGAGCAGTGAGCACGAGAAGAAGCAAGTTGAAGTGCTGCGATTGATCCAGGCCTACCGTATGCGTGGCCACCAGGCAGCCCAGCTTGACCCGCTGGGGCTGTGGCAGCGTCCTGCACCTGCAGACCTGTCGATCAATCACTACGGCTTGACCAATGCCGATCTTGATACGACCTTCCGTGCCGGCGACCTGTTCATCGGCAAAGAGGAAGCGAGCCTACGCGAAATTCACGAAGCGTTGCAGCAGACATATTGCCGCACCATCGGCGCTGAATTTACGCACATCACCGATTCCGAGCAGCGCCAGTGGTTCCAGCAGCGTCTGGAAAGCGTACGTGGCCGTCCGGAATATTCCGCCGACATCAAGAGCCACCTGCTCGAGCGCGTGACGGCCGGTGAAGGCCTGGAAAAATACCTGGGAACCAAATACCCGGGCACCAAGCGTTTCGGTCTGGAAGGCGGCGAAAGCCTGATTCCGATGCTCGACGAACTGATCCAGCGTTCCGGTTCCTACGGCACCAAGGAAGTCGTCATCGGCATGGCCCACCGTGGCCGTCTGAACGTACTGGTCAACACCTTCGGCAAGAACCCGCGCGAGCTGTTCGACGAGTTCGAAGGCAAGAAGAAGGTCGAGCTGGGTTCCGGTGACGTTAAATACCACCAGGGCTTCTCGTCCAACGTAATGACCACCGGCGGTGAAGTTCACCTGGCCATGGCGTTCAACCCGTCCCACCTGGAAATCGTTTCCCCGGTGGTCGAGGGTTCGGTTCGCGCCCGTCAGGATCGTCGCAACGACCCTACCGGTGAGAAGGTTCTGCCGATCTCCATCCACGGTGACGCGGCATTCGCCGGTCAAGGCGTGGTGATGGAAACCTTCCAGATGTCGCAGACCCGCGGTTTCAAGACCGGCGGTACCGTGCACATCGTGATCAACAACCAGGTTGGTTTCACCATCAGCAACCCGCTGGACTCGCGTTCCACCGAGTACGCGACCGACGTTGCGAAAATGATCCAGGCGCCGATCCTCCATGTGAATGGTGATGATCCGGAAGCCGTATTGTTCGTGACCCAGCTGGCCATCGACTACCGCATGCAGTTCAAGCGTGACGTGGTGATCGACCTGGTCTGCTACCGTCGTCGCGGCCACAACGAGGCCGACGAGCCAAGCGGCACCCAGCCTCTGATGTATCAGCAGATCACCAAGCAGCGCACCACCCGTGAGCTGTACGCTGATCGTCTGACCCAGGCCGGTGTACTGGACGCAGAGCGAGTTCAGGCGAAAGTCGACGAATACCGCAACGCGCTGGACAACGGTCTGCACGTAGTGAAATCGCTGGTCAAAGAGCCGAACAAAGAACTGTTCGTGGACTGGCGTCCGTATCTGGGCCACGCCTGGACTGCGCGTCACGACACTCGCTTCGACCTCAAGACCCTGCAGGAACTGTCCGCCAAGCTGCTGGAAATTCCGGAAGGCTTCGTGGTTCAGCGTCAGGTCGCGAAGATCTATGAAGACCGTCAGAAGATGCAAGCCGGCGGCCTGCCGATCAACTGGGGTTACGCCGAAACCATGGCGTACGCGACCCTGGCGTTCGAAGGTCACCCGATCCGCATGACCGGTCAGGACATCGGCCGCGGTACGTTCTCGCACCGTCACGCTGTGCTGCACAACCAGAAAGATGCCGGTACCTACATTCCGCTCAAGCATCTGTATGAAGGTCAGCCACGCTTCGACCTGTACGACTCGTTCCTGTCGGAAGAAGCCGTACTGGCGTTCGAATACGGTTACTCGACCACCACGCCAAACGCGCTGGTGATCTGGGAAGCCCAGTTCGGCGACTTCGCCAACGGTGCACAGGTCGTTATCGACCAGTTCATCACCAGCGGCGAGCACAAGTGGGGCCGTCTCTGCGGTCTGACCATGCTGCTGCCACACGGCTACGAAGGTCAGGGCCCTGAGCACAGCTCGGCGCGTCTTGAGCGTTACCTGCAGCTGTGCGCCGAGCACAACATTCAGGTGTGCATGCCGACCACCCCGGCCCAGATCTACCACTTGCTGCGCCGTCAGGTGATTCGCCCGCTGCGCAAGCCATTGGTCGTTCTGACTCCAAAGTCGCTGCTGCGCCACAAACTGGCCATCTCGACCCTGGAAGATCTGGCCGAAGGTTCGTTCCAGACCGTTATCCCGGAAATCGATGCACTGGACCCGAAAAAGGTTGAGCGCGTTGTTCTGTGCAGCGGCAAGGTCTACTACGACCTGCTGGAAAAACGTCGTGCCGAAGGCCGCGAAGATATCGCCATCGTGCGTATCGAGCAGCTGTACCCGTTCCCTGAGGACGACTTGAAAGAAGTCCTGGCTCCTTACACCAACGCCAAAGCGGCCGTGTGGTGTCAGGAAGAGCCGATGAACCAGGGCGCCTGGTACTGCAGTCAGCACCATCTGCGTCGCAGCATCAGCAACCTCAACAAATCTCTCGTACTCGAGTACGCGGGCCGTGAGGCTTCTGCTGCACCAGCATGTGGTTACGCATCGATGCACGCCGAGCAGCAGGAACAACTGCTGCAAGACGCGTTTACCGTTTAA
- the odhB gene encoding 2-oxoglutarate dehydrogenase complex dihydrolipoyllysine-residue succinyltransferase, whose amino-acid sequence MAIEIKAPTFPESVADGTVATWHKQPGDAVKRDELIVDIETDKVVLEVLATADGVLGAIVKGEGETVLSDEVLGSIVEGGAAAAAPAAAAPAAAAAPAAAAAAPAADGEDDPIAAPAARKLAEENGINIASVAGTGKGGRVTKEDVVAAVAAKKAAPAAAPAKAAAPAAAAPVFAAGDRIEKRVPMTRVRATVAKRLVEAQSNMAMLTTFNEVDMTEVMALRSKYKDLFEKSHNGVRLGFMSFFVKAATEALKRFPAVNASIDGNDIVYHGYADIGVAVSSDRGLVVPVLRNAEHMSLAEIEGGIATFGKKARDGKLSMDEMTGGTFTITNGGTFGSMMSTPIVNPPQAAILGMHNIIQRPMAINGQVVIRPMMYLALSYDHRLIDGKEAVTFLVTIKNLLEDPARLLLDI is encoded by the coding sequence ATGGCTATCGAGATCAAAGCCCCCACTTTCCCGGAATCGGTTGCCGATGGCACCGTTGCCACCTGGCACAAACAACCGGGCGACGCCGTCAAGCGTGACGAACTGATCGTCGACATCGAAACCGACAAAGTCGTACTGGAAGTGCTGGCTACCGCCGACGGCGTGCTGGGCGCAATCGTCAAGGGCGAGGGCGAAACCGTCCTGTCCGACGAAGTCCTGGGCTCCATCGTTGAAGGCGGCGCTGCTGCCGCCGCTCCGGCTGCCGCCGCTCCGGCTGCCGCTGCTGCTCCGGCCGCTGCTGCCGCTGCTCCAGCCGCTGATGGCGAAGACGACCCGATCGCAGCGCCTGCCGCGCGCAAGCTGGCTGAAGAGAACGGCATCAACATCGCTTCCGTTGCCGGCACTGGCAAAGGCGGTCGCGTGACCAAGGAAGACGTGGTTGCAGCCGTTGCTGCCAAGAAAGCCGCTCCGGCTGCCGCGCCTGCCAAGGCTGCTGCTCCGGCCGCCGCCGCTCCTGTGTTCGCCGCTGGCGACCGCATCGAGAAGCGCGTTCCGATGACCCGCGTTCGTGCCACCGTTGCCAAGCGTCTGGTTGAAGCTCAATCGAACATGGCGATGCTGACCACTTTCAACGAAGTCGACATGACCGAAGTCATGGCCCTGCGTTCGAAGTACAAGGACCTGTTCGAGAAGTCCCACAACGGCGTACGCCTGGGCTTCATGTCGTTCTTCGTGAAGGCTGCCACCGAAGCGCTGAAGCGCTTCCCTGCGGTCAACGCTTCGATCGACGGCAACGACATCGTTTACCACGGTTATGCCGACATCGGCGTCGCTGTTTCCAGCGACCGTGGCCTGGTGGTTCCGGTTCTGCGTAACGCCGAACACATGAGCCTGGCTGAAATCGAAGGCGGCATCGCCACCTTCGGCAAGAAAGCCCGTGACGGCAAACTGTCGATGGACGAAATGACCGGCGGTACCTTCACCATCACCAACGGTGGTACCTTCGGTTCGATGATGTCGACCCCGATCGTCAACCCGCCGCAGGCAGCGATTCTGGGCATGCACAACATCATCCAGCGTCCGATGGCCATCAACGGTCAGGTCGTGATCCGTCCGATGATGTACCTGGCACTGTCCTACGATCACCGTCTGATCGATGGCAAAGAAGCTGTAACCTTCCTGGTGACCATCAAGAACCTGCTGGAAGATCCGGCTCGTCTGTTGCTGGATATCTGA
- the sucC gene encoding ADP-forming succinate--CoA ligase subunit beta has product MNLHEYQGKQLFAEYGLPVSTGFAVDTPEAAAEACDKIGGNEWVVKAQVHAGGRGKAGGVKLVRSKEDAKAFAQQWLGKRLVTYQTDANGQPVTKILVESCTDIAKELYLGAVVDRSSRRIVFMASTEGGVDIEKIAHDTPEKILKATIDPLVGAQPFQGRELAFQLGLEGKQVAQFAKIFVGLAKLFKDHDLALLEVNPLVIKADGDLHCLDAKINIDANAMYRQPKLKTFHDPSQDDPREAHAAKFELNYVALEGNIGCMVNGAGLAMGTMDIVNLHGGKPANFLDVGGGATKERVTEAFKIILSDSNVAAVLVNIFGGIVRCDMIAEGIIGAVKEVGVKIPVVVRLEGNNAELGAKVLAESGLNIIAATSLTDAAQQVVKAAEGK; this is encoded by the coding sequence ATGAATCTTCACGAGTATCAGGGTAAGCAGCTGTTCGCTGAATACGGCCTGCCAGTTTCCACTGGTTTCGCAGTAGACACCCCGGAAGCAGCAGCAGAAGCTTGCGACAAAATCGGCGGCAACGAGTGGGTTGTCAAAGCCCAGGTTCACGCCGGTGGTCGCGGTAAAGCGGGCGGCGTCAAGCTGGTTCGCAGCAAAGAAGACGCCAAAGCCTTCGCACAGCAGTGGCTGGGCAAGCGTCTGGTGACTTACCAGACTGACGCCAACGGCCAGCCAGTCACCAAGATCCTGGTTGAATCGTGCACTGATATCGCTAAAGAGCTGTACCTGGGCGCTGTCGTTGACCGTTCGAGCCGTCGCATCGTGTTCATGGCTTCCACCGAAGGTGGCGTGGACATCGAGAAAATCGCTCACGACACTCCAGAAAAAATTCTGAAAGCCACTATCGATCCACTGGTTGGCGCTCAGCCATTCCAGGGTCGCGAGCTGGCATTCCAGCTGGGTCTGGAAGGCAAGCAGGTTGCTCAGTTCGCCAAGATCTTCGTAGGTCTGGCCAAGCTGTTCAAGGATCACGACCTGGCTCTGCTGGAAGTGAACCCGCTGGTGATCAAGGCTGACGGCGATCTGCACTGCCTGGACGCCAAGATCAACATCGACGCCAACGCAATGTACCGTCAGCCTAAGCTGAAGACTTTCCACGATCCGTCGCAGGACGATCCGCGCGAAGCGCACGCTGCCAAGTTCGAACTGAACTACGTAGCACTGGAAGGCAACATCGGCTGCATGGTGAACGGTGCCGGCCTGGCCATGGGTACCATGGACATCGTCAACCTGCACGGCGGCAAGCCAGCCAACTTCCTCGACGTAGGTGGTGGTGCTACCAAAGAACGCGTAACCGAAGCTTTCAAAATCATTCTGTCCGACAGCAATGTCGCTGCAGTACTGGTTAACATCTTCGGCGGCATCGTTCGTTGCGACATGATTGCCGAAGGCATCATTGGTGCAGTGAAAGAAGTCGGCGTGAAAATCCCGGTTGTTGTTCGTCTTGAAGGCAACAACGCTGAACTGGGCGCTAAAGTACTGGCAGAAAGCGGTTTGAACATCATCGCTGCTACCAGCCTGACCGACGCTGCTCAACAAGTCGTTAAAGCTGCGGAGGGCAAGTAA